One window of the Benincasa hispida cultivar B227 chromosome 3, ASM972705v1, whole genome shotgun sequence genome contains the following:
- the LOC120073836 gene encoding probable disease resistance protein At5g66900: MALELVGGAVLGAVVGELFKAILNLGERAINFNPVLNDIRSKLNAIIPLVKQIDELNEYLDYPKEETEKLMDLMDEGKRLLLQCGDVKLGNVNYLKKPFYTQKLRELDSSLRSFMDVLMLQMARDQKKNLKMMDQMMEIIFRLDNKGRSSSNKAMDLIVPPCLVPQLQEETVGLEKPVKELKVKLFKNGVHMLVVTAPGGCGKTTLALKFCHDKEVKDIFQEKILFVTVSRKPDLKLILKDIIESLRGIQLPDLQSDERAFCYLELWLKQTGLNHPVLIVLDDVWNGQESEELLDKLFQLPRCKILVTSRFYLPRFSESYYLEPLNHENAIQLFRRAASLDKGISKLPDDETVEKIIGGCKRLPLALKVIGRSLSHRPTSVWKVTGRNLSRHGSIFDSGKELLECLQSSLDVLDDNMVTKESFMDLGSFREDHRIAASTFIDICTVLYKGDETEAMVILDELSSRSLVNSVTTRKYAYDDDDSYEEYFYTQHDILRDLAIHLMNMEPIEQRKRLILDINRNDLPKWWVDQEKHPSNAHLISITTDESFSSSWPDMEAPEVEVLILNLQSRTYNLPGFIKRMNKLKVLIITCYGSFLTEVTSEDHQLLNCLTSLQRIRFERISVPIFSNPNLKPLINLQKISFFMCKFGKNFMNLSTQISDLLPNLLEISIDFCNNLSAVPNGLCEIVKLQKLSITNCHGLSSLPENVGKLINLKKLRLRSCIHLEELPESTTELRELVLLDISNCLGLAKLPDKIGELRQLEKLDLRHCSSLRNLPLSVRNLKKLKLLCDGEVAEWLKKVAPRLAKQVKVQDEEPNLEWLGL; this comes from the exons ATGGCGCTGGAATTGGTGGGTGGAGCTGTTTTGGGGGCTGTGGTTGGGGAGCTGTTCAAAGCGATCTTGAATTTGGGCGAAAGGGCCATCAATTTCAATCCTGTTCTTAATGATATCCGTTCCAAGTTAAATGCTATAATCCCTTTGGTGAAGCAAATCGATGAACTTAATGAGTATCTCGATTACCCAAAAGAAGAAACAGAGAAGTTGATGGATCTAATGGATGAAGGGAAGAGGTTGCTTCTCCAGTGCGGCGACGTGAAATTGGGGAATGTTAATTATTTGAAGAAACCATTTTACACCCAAAAGCTTCGGGAATTGGATTCTTCACTTCGAAGCTTCATGGATGTTCTGATGTTGCAGATGGCTAGAGATCAGAAGAAGAACTTGAAGATGATGGACCAAATGATGGAGATCATTTTTAGACTTGATAACAAAGGTAGGTCGAGCTCGAACAAGGCTATGGATTTGATTGTACCGCCATGTTTAGTTCCTCAACTGCAAGAAGAAACTGTTGGGTTGGAGAAGCCAGTTAAGGAGTTGAAGGTGAAACTTTTCAAAAATGGGGTTCATATGTTGGTGGTGACAGCTCCTGGAGGCTGTGGAAAAACTACGCTGGCCTTGAAATTTTGCCATGACAAAGAAGTCAAAG ATATATTCCAGGAGAAGATCTTATTTGTTACAGTTTCAAGAAAACCAGATTTGAAGCTTATATTAAAAGACATAATTGAAAGCCTTAGAGGTATTCAATTGCCTGATTTGCAAAGTGATGAACGTGCATTCTGCTATTTAGAACTTTGGCTGAAGCAAACTGGTCTAAATCATCCTGTATTGATTGTGTTAGACGATGTGTGGAATGGGCAAGAATCTGAAGAACTTCTTGATAAGCTTTTTCAATTGCCTCGCTGCAAGATCTTGGTCACTTCTAGGTTTTATTTACCAAGATTTAGTGAGTCCTATTATTTGGAACCTTTGAATCACGAGAATGCAATACAACTTTTTCGTCGTGCAGCATCATTAGACAAAGGAATTTCTAAGCTCCCTGATGATGAAACTGTAGAAAAG ATAATTGGGGGATGCAAGAGACTCCCTCTTGCATTGAAGGTAATCGGAAGGTCGCTTTCTCACAGACCGACATCGGTTTGGAAAGTGACAGGGAGGAATTTATCTAGACATGGCTCCATATTTGATTCTGGGAAAGAACTTCTTGAATGCCTACAGAGCAGTCTGGATGTCTTGGATGATAACATGGTAACTAAGGAGAGTTTTATGGATTTAGGTTCCTTTCGCGAAGATCACAGAATTGCTGCTTCTACCTTCATTGACATTTGCACAGTTTTGTACAAAGGAGACGAAACTGAAGCAATGGTTATCCTCGACGAACTATCCTCTCGGAGTCTAGTTAATTCTGTCACGACGAG AAAATATGCATATGATGATGACGACTCCTACGAAGAGTACTTTTATACTCAGCATGATATTCTTAGAGATTTGGCTATCCACTTGATGAATATGGAGCCCATAGAACAAAGGAAAAGATTGATCTTGGACATTAATAGAAATGATCTTCCCAAATGGTGGGTTGATCAAGAAAAGCATCCTTCCAATGCTCACCTTATATCCATAACCACAG ATGAGAGTTTCTCATCAAGTTGGCCTGACATGGAAGCACCTGAAGTGGAGGTTCTGATTCTTAATCTTCAGTCAAGAACTTACAACTTGCCTGGGTTCATCAAAAGAATGAATAAACTGAAAGTTTTGATAATCACATGTTATGGTTCTTTTCTAACAGAGGTGACAAGTGAAGATCATCAACTACTCAACTGTCTAACGAGTCTTCAACGAATCAGGTTCGAGCGGATTTCAGTTCCTATCTTTAGTAATCCAAACCTGAAACCGCTGATAAATCTGCAGAAAATATCCTTCTTTATGTGCAAATTTGGTAAAAATTTCATGAACCTTTCAACCCAAATCTCGGATTTGTTGCCAAACTTGCTGGAGATTTCCATAGACTTTTGCAACAACTTGAGTGCAGTCCCCAATGGGCTTTGTGAAATTGTCAAGTTGCAGAAGCTAAGCATTACAAATTGCCATGGACTATCTTCCTTGCCAGAAAATGTAGGAAAGCTgattaatctaaaaaaattgaGGCTAAGATCTTGCATTCACTTAGAAGAGTTGCCGGAGTCGACGACGGAACTTCGGGAATTAGTGCTGCTTGATATATCTAACTGTCTTGGTCTTGCCAAGCTCCCTGATAAGATTGGTGAATTGCGTCAATTAGAAAAGCTTGAC